A DNA window from Haliovirga abyssi contains the following coding sequences:
- a CDS encoding glycosyltransferase yields MRILVLSMRIPFPANGGEKITMYNYLKTMNKLGYEIDLICFDDELLGNYKEKIKDIKKQFMNIKNIEIIKVDKIHRIIGSLITLLQLKPMQLGYFSNIFIKRTLNKSIRFENYDKIFVHTIRLTGLLPKEYLKKSIVLYADSIARNYEKSKDYVGNLKKILFTIEFPLIKKYEKELSKNIYKGIFHNTIDVEYLSINNCITIPILKPKLEKFISIDENTKKRFILIGKYSYFPNVRAIEYILENKKGIEESNFSIDIIGGSLDKKYIDEIEKLKNINYLGFVDNCNKEMIDSYGVLCPVNVGAGMQNKILDAFVNGRPAISSEFSAYPYKVFIKEKYNKEMINEIITYKNSSEFIKILNKIISNFELANSYAKKSYELSNLFDLKLLEKEIEAIF; encoded by the coding sequence ATGAGAATACTTGTTTTATCAATGAGAATACCATTTCCAGCAAATGGAGGAGAAAAAATAACAATGTATAATTATTTAAAAACAATGAATAAATTAGGATATGAAATAGATCTAATATGCTTTGATGATGAATTGTTAGGGAATTATAAAGAGAAAATAAAAGATATAAAAAAACAATTTATGAATATAAAAAATATAGAAATAATAAAAGTAGATAAAATTCATAGAATAATTGGTTCATTAATTACATTATTGCAGTTAAAACCAATGCAATTAGGATATTTTTCAAATATCTTTATCAAAAGGACTTTAAATAAAAGTATAAGATTTGAAAATTACGATAAAATATTTGTACATACAATAAGATTAACAGGATTATTACCAAAAGAGTATTTGAAAAAATCTATTGTTTTATATGCTGATTCAATAGCAAGAAATTATGAAAAATCAAAAGATTATGTAGGAAATTTAAAAAAAATATTGTTTACAATAGAATTTCCATTAATAAAAAAATATGAAAAAGAATTATCAAAAAATATTTATAAAGGTATTTTTCATAACACAATAGATGTTGAATATTTAAGTATTAATAATTGTATAACAATACCAATTTTAAAACCTAAATTAGAAAAATTTATTTCAATAGATGAAAATACAAAAAAAAGATTTATATTAATTGGAAAGTATAGTTATTTTCCTAATGTAAGAGCAATAGAGTATATTCTTGAAAATAAAAAAGGAATAGAAGAGAGTAACTTTTCTATAGATATAATAGGTGGAAGTTTAGATAAAAAATATATTGATGAGATAGAAAAATTAAAAAATATAAATTATTTAGGATTTGTAGATAATTGTAATAAGGAAATGATAGACTCTTATGGAGTGCTTTGTCCAGTTAATGTTGGAGCAGGTATGCAAAATAAAATTTTAGATGCTTTTGTAAATGGAAGACCAGCAATTTCTTCTGAATTTTCTGCATATCCATATAAAGTATTTATAAAAGAAAAATATAATAAAGAGATGATTAATGAAATAATAACATATAAAAATTCTTCTGAATTTATAAAAATATTAAATAAAATTATTTCAAATTTTGAATTAGCGAATAGTTATGCAAAAAAATCATATGAATTATCAAATTTATTTGATTTAAAATTATTAGAAAAAGAAATAGAAGCTATTTTTTAA
- a CDS encoding glycosyltransferase family 2 protein has product MKIGVVLLNYNSSEDILKLVEELYNIEEIFIVILDNSEKMDGNLLKLEEKNRDKIKYIFNNMNLGYYKGNLVGVKYLFNNHNINNILILNPDVGSNAWNKIIEKLLCYFKTEKDFIVGPKIKIPGYKDVSSPKPKFSFYKEIIYNFLFPISYIFLRKKQTKLAKKSGKVFTVEGSAYMVDAKKYISLENYFNNIFLYGEELIFGLIAEKNKWDIYFDNSINVLHYHPPRKESKTYDKYYIESLKEICNLFKISKMLENILIFSVYYKNYIKKLILKIKR; this is encoded by the coding sequence TTGAAAATAGGTGTTGTATTACTTAATTATAATAGTAGTGAAGATATTTTAAAATTGGTTGAAGAATTGTATAATATAGAAGAAATTTTTATAGTTATTTTAGATAATTCTGAGAAAATGGATGGTAATTTATTAAAATTAGAAGAAAAAAATAGAGATAAAATAAAATATATTTTTAATAATATGAACCTAGGTTATTACAAAGGGAATTTAGTTGGAGTAAAATATTTATTTAACAATCATAATATAAATAACATTTTGATTTTAAATCCAGATGTAGGTTCTAATGCTTGGAATAAAATAATAGAAAAATTATTATGTTATTTTAAAACAGAAAAAGATTTTATAGTCGGACCTAAAATAAAAATTCCAGGTTATAAGGATGTATCTAGTCCAAAACCTAAATTTAGTTTTTATAAAGAAATAATATATAATTTTTTATTTCCAATTAGCTATATTTTTTTAAGAAAGAAACAAACTAAATTAGCTAAAAAAAGTGGAAAAGTATTTACAGTAGAAGGTTCTGCTTATATGGTAGATGCAAAAAAATATATATCTTTAGAAAATTATTTTAATAATATATTTTTATATGGAGAAGAATTAATATTTGGCTTAATAGCGGAAAAAAATAAGTGGGATATTTATTTTGATAATAGTATAAATGTATTACATTACCATCCTCCTAGAAAAGAGAGTAAGACGTATGATAAATATTATATAGAAAGTTTAAAAGAAATTTGTAATTTATTTAAGATAAGTAAAATGCTAGAAAATATATTGATATTTTCAGTTTATTATAAAAATTATATAAAAAAATTAATATTAAAAATAAAAAGATAG
- a CDS encoding glycosyltransferase family 2 protein: MSVTISSNTLVLNEIKHIDGLIKNLLDAKVDEIIFLDGGSTDGTYEKLQEYEEEYEHIRAIRWKQPRNSEYKLGFRERDRRNLMMDLSTSDCILYIDADERISIDFKEKIKSNSY, encoded by the coding sequence ATGTCAGTTACAATTTCTTCAAATACTTTAGTTTTAAATGAAATTAAACACATAGATGGATTAATAAAAAATTTATTAGATGCGAAAGTAGATGAAATAATATTTCTTGATGGCGGTTCAACAGATGGAACTTATGAAAAATTGCAAGAATATGAAGAAGAATATGAACATATTAGAGCAATTAGATGGAAACAACCTAGAAATTCAGAGTATAAGCTAGGATTTCGAGAAAGAGATAGAAGAAATTTGATGATGGATTTGAGTACTTCAGATTGTATTCTTTATATTGATGCAGATGAAAGAATTAGTATTGATTTTAAAGAAAAAATTAAAAGCAATAGTTACTAG
- a CDS encoding nucleotide sugar dehydrogenase, with the protein MKNIKGLKITIIGMGYIGLPTGITFARAGFKVVGFDINKNVIETLKLGKIHIVEPDLQEAYEEALQSGNLKVTAKLEKSDVYIIAVPTPFKKNENKKIADLSYVESASKMVAEVLEPGNLVILESTVPPKTTKIMTDILEENSGLSRDKFLTCHCPERVLPGKILYELEHNDRIIGAEKKEAGNLAKEIYKEIVKKGEIYITDDITAEMAKLVENTYRDVNIAFANELSVICDKLGINVFELIKLSNKHPRVNILTPGAGVGGHCLAVDPWFIVEQFQQEANVIREARLINDYKPQWIVDKVEKELDFNKNKKIGILGLAYKPDIDDLRESPSMEIALTLKEKDYDIYACEPNIISNEINGIKNLSLENLLNKVDYIVITLAHKEFIENIDKIKRKSYIFDCIGLTKKF; encoded by the coding sequence ATGAAAAATATAAAAGGTTTAAAAATTACAATTATTGGCATGGGATATATTGGACTACCTACTGGGATTACTTTTGCAAGAGCTGGATTTAAAGTCGTTGGATTTGATATTAATAAAAATGTAATAGAAACTTTAAAATTAGGAAAAATTCATATTGTAGAACCAGACTTACAAGAAGCTTATGAAGAAGCATTACAGAGTGGGAATTTAAAAGTTACGGCTAAACTAGAAAAATCAGATGTATATATAATTGCTGTTCCAACACCTTTTAAGAAAAATGAAAATAAAAAAATAGCTGATTTATCATATGTAGAATCAGCTTCTAAAATGGTAGCTGAAGTTTTAGAACCAGGAAATTTAGTGATATTAGAATCAACAGTTCCACCAAAAACGACTAAAATTATGACAGATATATTAGAGGAAAATAGTGGATTATCTAGAGATAAATTTTTAACATGTCATTGTCCAGAAAGAGTTTTACCAGGTAAAATATTATATGAATTAGAACATAATGATAGAATTATAGGAGCTGAAAAAAAAGAAGCAGGAAATTTAGCAAAAGAAATATATAAAGAAATTGTGAAAAAAGGAGAAATATATATAACTGATGATATAACGGCAGAAATGGCTAAGCTTGTAGAAAATACATATAGGGATGTTAATATTGCTTTTGCAAATGAATTATCAGTGATTTGTGATAAGTTGGGAATAAATGTATTTGAACTTATTAAATTATCTAATAAACACCCTAGGGTGAATATACTTACGCCTGGAGCAGGTGTTGGCGGACATTGTTTAGCTGTAGATCCTTGGTTTATAGTAGAACAATTTCAACAAGAAGCAAATGTAATAAGAGAAGCGAGATTAATTAATGATTATAAACCACAATGGATAGTTGATAAAGTTGAAAAAGAATTAGATTTTAATAAGAATAAAAAAATAGGTATATTGGGATTAGCATATAAACCTGATATTGATGATTTAAGAGAAAGTCCCTCAATGGAGATTGCATTAACATTAAAAGAAAAAGATTATGATATTTATGCATGCGAACCAAATATAATTTCAAATGAAATAAATGGAATAAAAAATTTGTCACTTGAAAATCTTTTGAATAAAGTTGATTATATAGTTATTACTTTAGCTCATAAGGAATTTATTGAGAATATAGATAAGATAAAAAGAAAAAGCTATATTTTTGATTGTATAGGGTTGACAAAGAAATTTTAA
- the wecB gene encoding non-hydrolyzing UDP-N-acetylglucosamine 2-epimerase codes for MKVLIIFGTRPEAIKMAPLVKGFQKNKDKFDMKVCVTAQHREMLDQVLNIFDIKPDYDLDIMKQGQDLYDITSRVLLEIKPVLDEFKPDLVLVHGDTTTGFASALAAYYKQIPVGHVEAGLRTGNIYSPFPEEMNRKLIGSIAEYHFSPTETSANNLKKEGINEKSIFVTGNTVIDALYLVLDKIEKNRELKEKLNNIIKNSGYIISNRKMILVTGHRRENFGEGFLNICKALKEIADKNKDIDIVYPVHLNPNVRKPVNEILKEIDNVYLIEPLEYESFIYLMNKSYLILTDSGGIQEEAPSLGKPVLVMRNTTERPEAIEVGTVKLVGTNFNKIIEEVEELLTNKEEYDKMSKAHNPYGDGNACKRIIEFI; via the coding sequence TTGAAAGTTTTAATTATATTTGGGACTAGACCAGAAGCGATAAAAATGGCTCCATTAGTCAAAGGATTTCAAAAAAATAAAGATAAATTTGATATGAAAGTATGTGTAACAGCTCAACATAGAGAAATGTTAGATCAAGTATTGAATATATTTGATATAAAGCCAGATTATGATTTAGATATTATGAAACAAGGACAAGATTTATATGATATTACATCAAGAGTTTTGTTAGAGATAAAGCCTGTATTAGATGAATTTAAACCAGATTTAGTTTTAGTACATGGTGATACTACAACAGGTTTTGCAAGTGCTTTAGCAGCATATTATAAGCAAATACCAGTCGGACATGTAGAAGCTGGGCTTAGAACAGGAAATATTTACTCTCCTTTTCCTGAAGAAATGAATAGAAAACTTATAGGAAGTATTGCAGAATATCATTTTTCACCAACAGAAACTAGTGCAAATAATTTAAAAAAAGAAGGAATTAATGAAAAAAGTATATTTGTTACAGGAAATACAGTAATTGATGCTTTATATTTAGTATTAGATAAAATTGAAAAAAATAGAGAGTTAAAAGAAAAATTAAATAACATTATAAAAAATAGTGGTTATATAATATCAAATAGAAAAATGATATTAGTAACAGGACATAGAAGAGAAAATTTTGGAGAGGGATTTTTAAATATTTGTAAAGCGTTAAAAGAAATAGCAGATAAAAATAAAGATATTGACATCGTTTATCCGGTGCATTTAAATCCAAATGTTAGAAAACCTGTAAATGAAATTTTAAAAGAAATAGATAATGTTTACTTAATAGAACCATTAGAATATGAGTCATTTATTTATTTAATGAATAAATCATATTTAATTTTAACTGATAGTGGTGGAATACAAGAAGAAGCTCCAAGTCTTGGAAAGCCAGTACTTGTAATGAGAAATACAACTGAAAGACCAGAGGCTATAGAAGTAGGAACAGTAAAATTAGTAGGAACAAATTTTAATAAAATTATAGAAGAAGTAGAAGAATTATTAACTAATAAAGAAGAATATGATAAAATGTCAAAAGCACATAATCCATATGGAGATGGAAATGCGTGTAAGAGAATAATTGAATTTATATAA